The genomic region CTGTGCCGATCCAACTCCAATTATTGATGGCAGACGAGCAAATTGTAATTTGGCTTCATTAGGGAGACCTCGACCAGCGGTTCCTTTTGGTAATGCATCTCGTTTGGATAGGCAAATATCTTTTCTAGAAGAATTTCAAAATGGTcgtattttcatccaatttggGCTCTCAAATTCTGCTGGAATGTTCTACTACatcattaagaaaaattttggACTTCCACTTATTATATCACCAATATCAAGTGGGTTTATGCAATAATGCCCCTGCGTCAACTGGGTTTATGCAATATGCCCCTGTGTTGAAATTTTGCTCGGAACATTTTGTTAATGGAAATATAGGAGACGCTCTACTATAAGAATAGCATCGATTCCAGTTTTAAAGGCATGCTATCCTCAGCAATATCCTGAATTTGCACACTTATGTGTATGCTCCTGCTCCTGCATATAAACTTCCTGAAGCATATTTTCGAGAAGAAAACTTTTGTATGATGATTTAAACTTTTGTGCATGATGTTTTAATCAACCATTTGCTATTAGAGAACAGCCCCACCCCatgaaaatttgattgcaTGTGGTGGTCTGTTTtttgtttacaattttttcacaAGTATCGAGTTTCGTATCGTTAGATATGTAAAAGCTCCCAGAAGTTTATCATTTATGTTAGATATAGAAGTATTGGAACCTAAGAATGAGGAATGGGCTTTTGGTGTATTAAGCACACTATTATACATTAACTTAAGTATTTATTTGGATTTCTTAAGCGAGTGGAAAATGATTATCACCTAATCTATTGATTTTCTAGTTCAGATCTCAATCTAACTTTGTGTCTGTTTACTGCTCATAGGACGCTTCAGATCTCCGGCACCTTACCTTGGAGGCTTACCAGCTGCTAGGGGTGCTTACATTGGAAGTTTTGGCTATCAGCAACCTGTTACTTATGGATTTCAACAAGGCTTGTTGTATCCTCCGTATGGGTGAGCTATATTTCACAGTATAATATGTCTATGGTGACTGGTGTTTTGTATGCAGATTTTTAATAGTGTGAAACTGGTTGTGTAGATCTACACTTATGCTCTGATGTCTCAATGAATCATGtcattattttacaattatgGCATTTCGCCTTTCATTTATCTGGCGAACATAAAGgaaatagtataaaaaagtCTTGGATGCATGTGTCTTAAATTTGCTGcaatcattattttcttgctttggtAGTTAATATTTCCTGGTGACTACTCTGCAATATCAACTTACACGATTGTGAAATTATCGAGCCTTTGGAGATTCTATCATGCGTTACAAATTCAATGTTATGAATTACCGGAAAAACTTAATGACTATGATCTCAACTATATGCTTGAGTGCTTATATTTGATGTCTGATTAAGCTACTCTTTTTGGTTATAGGTATGCTGCATACAATCCAGAATATGCTTACTCTCAGGTCAACATTGTGAAACTTGCCGTTGAATTGTTCTCTGATGCCAATATTTCTGTAAGTCATTTGACGCTTGGAGTTTCTGTTATCTTGTAGGGTGTTTACAGTCCTTATGGAAGTCAACAATACCTTCACATATATGGTCTGCCTGGAACGGTTAACACAACTATGTATCCTTATAGCCAGTTGAGCCAGGGTGTTCCAGGAAGTCATAGTTATACAGCATTGCCAGGGTATGCAGTGCCTGGTCATCAGATAATGCAGTTTGGTGGGCCTAGTGTCAATCCAATGACAACATCATCTGTTCCAACTATTCCAACACCATATCCTGCGGGTAAATGTTTTTGGTTCCTCTGATACAGCATTGTCTTTCcgtaatgtaattatttcatgTGTGCATTGGTTCCCATGccgtttttccttttctgtattttttacaatgtTGACTACTAAAGATATGTGGAGGATTTGGGTTTGTTTTTCTAACTATACATTACAAGAGGCTATCTATGTATTCCCTTAGTTTGTGAGAAATGGCTATTTTCCTGATGCAAGTGGTGCAATATTGTCACCCATCTTAATATCTCTTTATTCAATCATATGAGCCTTTTTCTTCCCCCAAATTTGAGTAATAATTGCCCGCACAAGTGAGAAGCAAATACCATCTCCCCAAGCAAACCAACACATAGCTCCACCATCATCCTGTCTGCTTCAACAGAATGACCATCAGCACAGTTATCATCATACTGCCAGCACCATTATCTCTTGTAAGAGTCTTTCAGAGAATGTCCAGCGTGAAGGTTGATTCGTGCCAGTTTTAATTCTAAGTTTCCTTTTGGAAATAAGTCTGAAGTCTGGGAATTGCGTCAATGATGGTGTACATCTTTTCACGCTTTTTAACTATTACgttatataagtttttcttCCCTTTGACTTGTGGCACTCAAATGGATTCCGGTGGTTGTTTTGGGGCTTTTGCTCATCTTTATTGGCTTCAAAgtgatgaattttttctgGTTTTAGTGTTGGTATTGCTATTGGATACTGCAAAAACAGGTGGCTGTGTAGATGATGTGATGGTAATTCTGGAACCTAGAGATTTTCACTTGGTGGTCGGTGATCTTAAAACGTTATGGTGGCAGGTGGTAGCATTCTGGTGCTTGGGTagaggggtgtgtgtgtgtgtgaatgtgaTGCTTCCCTCTTGTTCTTTGTGTTAGAGCACATGCGCGACCTGCTGAATGAATCTAAAAGAATTTAAgtgaatttattttctgtcCTTTTCTGGTTGAAGTTGGATCGGTCATACACATTGCAGGGTAAAATGAGAAAGTTTGTGTCGAATGTCAGCCCTTAGAATATAAACCAAGTCAGATTCAGTCAAATTTGTTGAAGTGGAGAAAACATATTGTAGTGCTACTGTTGTAATGCCTTATAGTCAGCCAGCATTTACTGCACTGTATggaattttatcaaattttaatataatgtctttttcccccctttta from Sesamum indicum cultivar Zhongzhi No. 13 linkage group LG3, S_indicum_v1.0, whole genome shotgun sequence harbors:
- the LOC105158862 gene encoding RNA-binding protein 24-B isoform X1; this translates as MAYHHHQQQQPPQPPMPGPSSGSGPGGFQYMNSPFGDTTFTKVFVGGLAWETQSETMRRYFEQFGEILEAVVITDKNTGRSKGYGFVTFRDPESARRACADPTPIIDGRRANCNLASLGRPRPAVPFGRFRSPAPYLGGLPAARGAYIGSFGYQQPVTYGFQQGLLYPPYGYAAYNPEYAYSQGVYSPYGSQQYLHIYGLPGTVNTTMYPYSQLSQGVPGSHSYTALPGYAVPGHQIMQFGGPSVNPMTTSSVPTIPTPYPAGRSGANMLVVSGVATPIPQQPQFILPAHSPQFMPGSGSDQNAG
- the LOC105158862 gene encoding RNA-binding protein 38 isoform X2 translates to MAYHHHQQQQPPQPPMPGPSSGSGPGGFQYMNSPFGDTTFTKVFVGGLAWETQSETMRRYFEQFGEILEAVVITDKNTGRSKGYGFVTFRDPESARRACADPTPIIDGRRANCNLASLGRPRPAVPFGRFRSPAPYLGGLPAARGAYIGSFGYQQPVTYGFQQGLLYPPYGYAAYNPEYAYSQGVYSPYGSQQYLHIYGLPGTVNTTMYPYSQLSQGVPGSHSYTALPGYAVPGHQIMQFGGPSVNPMTTSSVPTIPTPYPAGVATPIPQQPQFILPAHSPQFMPGSGSDQNAG